DNA sequence from the Brachybacterium sp. P6-10-X1 genome:
CGTACCGCAGTCGCTGCTGCTCCTCCTGCGGCGTCACCCGTACCGTGCCCTCACCGCGCAGCGACGCCCCCTCCGGGTTGCCTTCGAGCGTGACCTCGAGGTCGGAGGTGCTGCCGTCGGGATCGGAGTCGTTGGCGAGCACGTCGACGTCGATGTACTCGCGCTCCGGATCCATGACCTGCTCCGCGGGGACGAAGTCGTCCCGGGCGACGGGGCTGCGCAGCGGCGCATTGGGATCGACCTTGACGGTCACCGAGGCGGAGCTCTTCAGCTGTCCGTCACTCGCGCTGTAGAGCAGGGTGTGGGTGCCGGGTTCGGTGGGAGTCGTCGCCGTGACCACACCCTCGATCTTCTCGTCCTCCGGATCGGCGACCTCGATATCGGTCATCGCCTCGACGTCCTCGCGCACCACGCTCAGCGGTGTGCCTTCCGGGTCGGTGTCGTTCTCGAGCACGGGAATCTGGATCTCCCGGTCCGGCCGCACCTCCACCGTGTCGTCGACCGCATAGGGAGGCTGGTTCATCTCGTTGGGCTGTGCCACGCCCACCAGCACCTCGGCGGTGCCGATCGCCCCGTACCGGTCCCTCACCTGGTACTGGAAACGATCCGTACCGGCGGAGTCCTTGTACGGGGTGTATTCGATCCACTCGCCGTTGGCGCTCTCGACCACACCCAGCTGCGGGGTGGGGCTGGTGATGCCGGTGAGCATCACCGAATCACCCTCGGGGTCGATACCGCTGGTCGGGACCGGGATCCGTACCGTGGACCCGGCGACCGTGCGAGCTTCGAGATTCTCGGGCTTGGGCGGGGAGTTCGAGGCGTCCCGGGGGACGATCTGGATCGTCACGCGGGCCGCGCCGTCGCGTCCCGTCTCATCCATGACCTGGTAGGTCAGGGTGACTTCGCCGCTGGCGTCGTCGTCGGCGCGGAAACGCACCTGGTCCTGATGGGACTCGGCGTGGCCCGCGGTGTCGGCGTCGGACTTGTCCAGGATCTCCCCGAGATGCATCTCGGAATCCGTGGGCGAGACATCATTGCCGATGACGTCGATGCTCACCATGTCCCCGGCCCGGACCACGGCCCGGTCAGGGACGGCGATGGGGTTGGCGAACTGGGTGTCGGTGCTCGCCAGCATCACTCGCATCGTGCCCTCGGTGCTGCCGGCGGAGTTCGCGACCTCGTAGGTCAGCGGGACGGGCTCGTCGGACACCGTCGCGCCCGGCTCTGCTTCGACGCGCACCAGGTGGTGGGCGACGATCGTCGCCTTCAGCCCACTGTCCTCGGGGACCTGGACAGAGTTCACCACCAGTACGCCGCCGGTGGGGTCGACGTCGTTCTCCAGCGGGTCGATCAAGGTGTCGGTCCCGGTGGTGACGGTGCCCAGGTCATCGACCGCGACCGGGACCAGGTCGTCCGAGGCGGGCTCGACGATGTCGACGCGGATGATCCCCAGGGAGGCGGAGCTGGCGCCGCTGGCGGCGACCGTGTACTCCAGGTAGTACGTGCCCGGGCTCGCCCCGGAGACCCGGATCGTGCCCGCGTCCAGGACCGCATCGATCTCGAGGGCGTCGGGCCCGGTGACGTTGGTCAGCTCGAGCTGACCTCCGTTGGGGTTCAGATCGTTGGCCAGGGGTTTGATCGTCGACGTCCGCCCGGAGACGACGCTGGCGTGATCGGCCGTGGTGATCGGCGCCAGGTCGTTGTCGGTCACGGCCTCGACCTCGACGGTGCCCTTGCCCGTGTCGCCGTTCTCGTCGCGGAACTCCACCGTGATCGTCTTGGTGCCGGTCTCGATCCCCGCGTCGTTGAAGGTGATCAGCCCGTCGGGCTGGAAGCTGACGACGTCCTCCGGTTCGGCGGTCGCGTTGGTGAGGTAGAACGCGTCCCCGTCGGGGTCCTGCCAGTACGGCTTGATGTTGAAACTGATGTCCTCGCCGGAGCGCACCTGCACCTTCGTGGTGGCATCCTCCACGGCCTCCGGCGGCGAGTTCGTGCCCTCGCCGTGCACCTCGAGGTCGACGCTGGCAGTATCGGTTCCGCCGCGACCGTCCTCGGCCTTGTAGGTGAAGCTCGCGCTGCCGGAGGCATCCTCGTCCACCTCGACCTGCATCTGCGTTCCCCCTTGGATCGGCGTGACCGTGCCGATCCCCGGTTGGTCGCCCTCCAGGTCGACGGCGAGGACGTCACCGTCGGGGTCCGTGTCGTTGCGGGTCACCGGGAGCACCACGCTGGCCCCGGGCCGCACGCCGAACGAGTCGTCGTTGGCGGTCGGCTTCCGGTTCTCCTCCTCCCGCTCGGCGGCGGTGTTCGTGATGGTGGTGGTGAGGGTCTCCTTCTCCTTCTCCTTGGTCTTGTCGGTCTGGATGTCCTGGGAGATGTTCCAGTCCTCGACGACCTCCATGTTCTCGGCGATCTTCCAGGACAGCCCGAACTCCTGGTCGTTGAGCACGACCAGGTCGTGATTGACGCGGAAGGTGAGGTCGGCGGCGCTGTCGGCTTCCGGGATGGAGTCCTTGATCGGCTCGCCGCCCTCGCAGACGCGGACATAGCGCACCGATTGGTTCCACGCTCCGTAGGCGCAGCCCTTGGCCTGCGCGGGAGCCACCGGTTCGCCCGTCCCCCCGGCCGCGATCTTCTCGGCGTCGCCGCCCGAGAACGGCACGAGGAACAGCGTGTCCTCGGTGGCGACGACGACGTCGTCCGAGGAATCGCTGGGCTGCTGCAGCTGGGCCGCCTCGAGGTCGGAGACCCCGTAGTCGGAGAGGCTGTACTCGGACGCATCGGTGCCGAGTCGGAGCAGTCGGTTCTCCTTGTCGAGAATGACGGGCTTCTCCCCCACCGCCGTCATCTGGAGCATCTCGGGATCGTTGCTGACGTTGGCGACCGGGGTCGGCTTCTCCGCCTCGGTGTCGCGGGTGTCGTCGGTGCGGGGGAACGTCAGCAGCTCCTCGCCGTCCAGGACGAAGACGGTGCCCTGGTTCGACACGGCGACCTTCGGTGCCTTGTCACCGGTCTCGTAGGTCGGCTCGACGTCGCCGGGGTCGAAAGCCGCCGCCTCGCCGGGGGTGAGGATCCAGACCTTGCCGTCGGGGCTCACGATGGCCACGCGGTCGCCCCCGAGCTTCACCTGCGTGTCCGCACGGAGCTCGACGAGGCCGCCGCGCTGGACGGAGGCGGTGTTGATCGGCGTGATCCCCCGCGGGCCGGTCTCGATCACGGTGTAACCGGACTGGAGGATGTCGAGATCGTCGCCGCTCATCGACAGCCGGGCGTCGAGCTGGCCGGCGTCGACGTTCAGGCGACCCATGAGACGCTGCTCGGAGCCGGTCACCCAGACGCCGCCGTCGGAGACCTCGACGTCCGAGGACGACAACCCCGGGTAGTGGATCGCGAAGCCCGTCACGACGAGCGCCACCACGGCGAGCACGGCGCTCGAGACGACGGTGGACCGTCGTCGGCGCTGCTTCACACCGGCGGTGACAGACATGGTTGACCCCTAGAAATGTGTTCTTCGTTCCGCCCGCACGCCCCATGACCCCACTGCTTCCCCGCCGGGGTCCACCCCCGAGGTCGGCCCTGCCGTGCGCGCGACCGTCCCAGGGTACTCGCAGAGACTTCCGGATGCCACGAGCCTCTCATCATCCTCGGGGACACGCGACCGAACCGCGAGGACCAGGAGGCTTAAGTGGACAGGTGCTCAGCGGCGCCGTTCGACCAGAGTGCGGGTGAACTCGATCAGCGCGTCCCGCACGACGCCCGCGGGCAGCTCCTCGAGGATCGCCACCGACTCATCCGCTGTGCGCTGCGCGAGCTCCCGCGTGGCTCCCAGGGCGGGATCGTCCTGCAGCAGCGACACCAGCTCCGCCAGCGACTCGTCGCTGCTGAGGTCGCCGTCGAGGCGCTCGACGATCTGTCGACTGCGGGCGTCGCCCTCCTGGGACGCTCGACGACGCACGAGGAGGGTCGGCATCGTGGGGACGCCTTCCCGCAGATCGATGCCGGGCGTCTTACCGCTCGTGGCTGCATCACTGCCGAGGTCGAGAACGTCGTCCGCGAGTTGGAACGCGACTCCGACCTTCTCGCCGTACCGGCGCATGACATCGCCGGTGCCGGCTGGTGCTCCGGCCAGGATGGCACCGAGTTCGCCCGCGAGGGCGAGCAGGGAGGCGGTCTTGTCCGAGAGCACCGAGATGTAGTGGTCGAAAGGGTCATCCTGCGGCGCAGGGCCGACGGTCTCGTGCAGCTGTCCCAGGCACAGTCGTTCGAAGGTCTCGGAATGCAAGGTCACGGCGGACGGGCCGATGCGGGCGCTCAGAGCACTGGCACGGGCGAAGAGAAAATCGCCGGTCAGGATCGCGACGTTGTTGCCCCAGAGGGCGTGCGCGCTGTCGGTCCCGCGACGCGTCGGCGCCGAGTCCATCACATCATCGTGGTACAGGCTGGCCAGGTGAGTCAGCTCCACGAGCACCGCGGCATCGAGAACGCTGTCCTCGTCGATGTCCCCGAGAGCGGCCGCCAGCAGCACGAGCATCGGGCGAACCCGCTTGCCGCCCGCGTCCATCAGGTGACGCGCCGTCCAGCGGGTCATGTCGTCCGAGGTCTCGACGGAGCTCCGCAGCCGATCCTCGATCATGCCGAGACGGTCCGCGATTCTCGTCGCGAGCTCCTCGTCGAGGACGGGGACGGCCGGCAGCGAGGACGACATGACACTCCTGGGACTCTGCGGGAACGCCTTCGGAGTCGTTCCCCGGCTCTGGCTACTTCGTGGACGGACGCGACAGGAGTCGCCTCCGCTGTACGGGGCACCGCGCGATACCGCCTCGCACACGGACGCCCATTCTACCCTTGGCCCTTCCCCAAGACCCGTTTCGATGGTCCCGAGGTGACAGGGGGTACGCCATGACCGAGCTCCTGCTCCCGTGCACCTGCGGGGGACGGGCACCCTGACAACGCGCTCCCCGCTCACGATGCAGTCCGCACGGAGCCCCGGTGGTCGTGAGCACCGGTGGCGGGGCGATGGGCGTCGCAGCGTGGGTGGTGTCGGGGCATGAAAAAAGGGAGTGGGAGGCGCGAGACCGCCCTCTCGAACAAGGGGTCTCCAACAGCCTCCCACTCCCATGGAAGATGTCCGGCGGCGTCCTACTCTCCCACACCCTCCCGAGTGCAGTACCATCGGCGCAATCGAGCTTAGCTTCCGGGTTCGGAATGGAACCGGGCGTTTCCTCGATGCTATGACCGCCGTAACACGACGAGACAACCAGCCCACAAACACCACAACATAAGCGGTGCCCCGGGATTATTTCTCCAGAACCACACAGTGGACGCGAACACACAACAATAAACAATAAACGTGTTGTTAAGTCATCAGCCATTAGTACCAGTCAGCTCCACACATTACTGCGCTTCCACATCTGGCCTATCAACCCAGTCATCTACTGGGGGCCTCTCACACCACAAGGGTGCATGGATATCTCATCTTGAAGCAGGCTTCCCGCTTAGATGCTTTCAGCGGTTATCCCTTCCCAACGTAGCCAACCAGCCATGCTCTTGGCAGAACAACTGGCACACCAGAGGTCAGTCCATCCCGGTCCTCTCGTACTAGGGACAGGACTTCTCAAATATCCAACGCGCGCAGCGGATAGGGACCGAACTGTCTCACGACGTTCTAAACCCAGCTCGCGTACCGCTTTAATAGGCGAACAGCCTAACCCTTGGGACCAACTCCAGCCCCAGGATGCGACGAGCCGACATCGAGGTGCCAAACCATGCCGTCGATATGAGCTCTTGGGCAAGATCAGCCTGTTATCCCCGGGGTACCTTTTATCCGTTGAGCGACACCCATTCCACAATGGAGTGCCGGATCACTAGTTCCTGCTTTCGCACCTGCCCGACATGTCTGTCTCGCAGTCAAGCTCCCTTGTGCACTTACACTCAACACCTGATTGCCAACCAGGCTGAGGGAACCTTTGAGCGCCTCCGTTACTCTTTAGGAGGCAACCGCCCCAGTTAAACTACCCATCAGACACTGTCCCT
Encoded proteins:
- a CDS encoding polyprenyl synthetase family protein, with protein sequence MSSSLPAVPVLDEELATRIADRLGMIEDRLRSSVETSDDMTRWTARHLMDAGGKRVRPMLVLLAAALGDIDEDSVLDAAVLVELTHLASLYHDDVMDSAPTRRGTDSAHALWGNNVAILTGDFLFARASALSARIGPSAVTLHSETFERLCLGQLHETVGPAPQDDPFDHYISVLSDKTASLLALAGELGAILAGAPAGTGDVMRRYGEKVGVAFQLADDVLDLGSDAATSGKTPGIDLREGVPTMPTLLVRRRASQEGDARSRQIVERLDGDLSSDESLAELVSLLQDDPALGATRELAQRTADESVAILEELPAGVVRDALIEFTRTLVERRR
- a CDS encoding Ig-like domain-containing protein translates to MSVTAGVKQRRRRSTVVSSAVLAVVALVVTGFAIHYPGLSSSDVEVSDGGVWVTGSEQRLMGRLNVDAGQLDARLSMSGDDLDILQSGYTVIETGPRGITPINTASVQRGGLVELRADTQVKLGGDRVAIVSPDGKVWILTPGEAAAFDPGDVEPTYETGDKAPKVAVSNQGTVFVLDGEELLTFPRTDDTRDTEAEKPTPVANVSNDPEMLQMTAVGEKPVILDKENRLLRLGTDASEYSLSDYGVSDLEAAQLQQPSDSSDDVVVATEDTLFLVPFSGGDAEKIAAGGTGEPVAPAQAKGCAYGAWNQSVRYVRVCEGGEPIKDSIPEADSAADLTFRVNHDLVVLNDQEFGLSWKIAENMEVVEDWNISQDIQTDKTKEKEKETLTTTITNTAAEREEENRKPTANDDSFGVRPGASVVLPVTRNDTDPDGDVLAVDLEGDQPGIGTVTPIQGGTQMQVEVDEDASGSASFTYKAEDGRGGTDTASVDLEVHGEGTNSPPEAVEDATTKVQVRSGEDISFNIKPYWQDPDGDAFYLTNATAEPEDVVSFQPDGLITFNDAGIETGTKTITVEFRDENGDTGKGTVEVEAVTDNDLAPITTADHASVVSGRTSTIKPLANDLNPNGGQLELTNVTGPDALEIDAVLDAGTIRVSGASPGTYYLEYTVAASGASSASLGIIRVDIVEPASDDLVPVAVDDLGTVTTGTDTLIDPLENDVDPTGGVLVVNSVQVPEDSGLKATIVAHHLVRVEAEPGATVSDEPVPLTYEVANSAGSTEGTMRVMLASTDTQFANPIAVPDRAVVRAGDMVSIDVIGNDVSPTDSEMHLGEILDKSDADTAGHAESHQDQVRFRADDDASGEVTLTYQVMDETGRDGAARVTIQIVPRDASNSPPKPENLEARTVAGSTVRIPVPTSGIDPEGDSVMLTGITSPTPQLGVVESANGEWIEYTPYKDSAGTDRFQYQVRDRYGAIGTAEVLVGVAQPNEMNQPPYAVDDTVEVRPDREIQIPVLENDTDPEGTPLSVVREDVEAMTDIEVADPEDEKIEGVVTATTPTEPGTHTLLYSASDGQLKSSASVTVKVDPNAPLRSPVARDDFVPAEQVMDPEREYIDVDVLANDSDPDGSTSDLEVTLEGNPEGASLRGEGTVRVTPQEEQQRLRYVIEDQDGMTSAGYIWVPGTAKQAPKWVGEPVEVEAGSEVDIDLADPANVRVRPGAESAQITDPSLVSAAHTDGSELVENETTLRYRPAEDFSGRDSISVEVTDGEVGDSSAATATLAIPVIVTPKESNLPPTLQGASLEVEQGDAQASVDMAASAEDPEGDELSYSLGEVPEVEGVEVSMDGSTVIANATPRAPKGTVVDVPVTVSDGTNPPVSATVQVSVVASTKPLLAAVLDTAEIDAGETEKVDVLKNDSNPFPGGKRTIEAASVINGKGKVSVEGDKVEVTPAEDFHGVLSIQYAVLDDTRDPDRMANGEIHVTVRGKPDAPSAPRVGDVGDGFVELNFTAGPDNGAPINEYRVTSASGPAVSQTCASTSCTIDGLTNDTTYTFEVVAINEVGKSEPSAASAEARPDVRPEKPDSPSAERGDTQLTVSWSAPVNRGSPIQRYDLQMQNTSTGEIQSQELEAGSTSTVWPDLTNGTDYRFRVRAHNLAEEPSEWSDWSRAEHPAGKPAAPAGTATASRINNPIGGGITVTWPEMTTAEANGEPITEYVVTASSGKSQTVPASKTKTTFRGLDENSKHSFTYQGVNSVGKGGSSGASNAVVPWARPDAPTGVEASLPWKDPNGRAKIEWNEAKGNGTTVQDYVITWSGGGRAVVDASDTSYVATGLKNGKAYKFQVQARNRFEGGESALSKSSGSVTPYTKPGKPNISSNSSKCTNSSTCPVTFQIRANGSDGGGGGKTLQYRVNDGSWKDASGTSHTVSKNLSSGKSMTVSARVVNGKGLMSGNVKKTQGARTYTPPKPKVAGGGPNWQAKGSANAESGCTSDDKWGGYCTYFTITFTDLEPGKSYDVTYKNTHTNGNYGVWESYTITGGSNGKATSPIKNYYGYVEGTGNPMDVFVDGKKVGSYYTP